In candidate division KSB1 bacterium, the following are encoded in one genomic region:
- the trxA gene encoding thioredoxin, with translation MSDNKKYTTLTDANFQKEVLENSQPVLVDFWADWCGPCHMIAPAIEEVAADFEGRAKVGKLDVDANGKIAGQFGIRSIPTILLFKDGHVVDQVVGMAPLSELTNKLNGLIQNGEKVKKGDSYRYHADCSA, from the coding sequence ATGAGCGATAACAAAAAATACACTACGCTAACCGATGCTAACTTTCAAAAAGAAGTGCTTGAAAATTCCCAGCCGGTTCTGGTGGATTTTTGGGCTGACTGGTGCGGACCCTGTCACATGATCGCCCCTGCAATCGAAGAAGTAGCAGCAGATTTTGAAGGACGTGCCAAAGTTGGGAAATTAGACGTTGATGCTAATGGCAAAATCGCTGGACAATTTGGCATCCGTTCCATCCCAACAATTCTACTTTTCAAAGATGGTCACGTAGTTGATCAAGTGGTAGGCATGGCGCCTCTGTCGGAATTAACTAACAAACTCAACGGCCTAATTCAGAATGGCGAGAAAGTGAAAAAAGGAGACAGCTATAGATACC